The Tenebrio molitor chromosome 3, icTenMoli1.1, whole genome shotgun sequence genome contains a region encoding:
- the PGAP3 gene encoding post-GPI attachment to proteins factor 3, whose protein sequence is MNFVILTVIFVLIVREAQSSIGDHSPYYQKCVEKCGLQNCTEDGLHFIEDQRPIYLSSLQWSCEDECRYECMWSTVAAFHHRNWRTPQFYGKWPFIRFFGIQEPASAFFSLLNFYAHVKMIKRFRKEVPSDSPLYWLWHYFCFISLNAWLWSTIFHTRDFPITELMDYVCAFSVVLMSCYCMIIRLCRNAPKFILVTITTFFVAFLANHVAYLGMGRFDYGYNMQLNVFIGTFTAICWFGWSTYNRIRQPYVWKCAVFVALGGLVMLLEIMDRPPFFWTFDCHSLWHLSTAPLICLFYSFVIDDCKYLHKLEQQTETKKLS, encoded by the exons atgaatTTTGTGATATTAACCGTAATCTTTGTATTAATCGTGCGCGAGGCTCAATCGTCCATCGGCGATCATTCTCCGTACTATCAGAAATGCGTGGAAAAGTGCGGCTTGCAAAATTGCACCGAAG ACGGTTTGCACTTTATCGAGGATCAGCGACCGATTTATCTGAGCTCGTTGCAATGGTCGTGCGAAGACGAGTGTAGGTACGAATGCATGTGGAGTACTGTGGCGGCGTTCCACCACCGCAACTGGCGCACCCCACAGTTCTATGGAAAA TGGCCGTTTATACGATTTTTCGGGATTCAAGAGCCGGCGTCGGCTTTTTTCTCGCTTTTGAATTTTTACGCACATGTTAAAATGATCAAAAGATTCAGGAAAGAGGTGCCGAGCGACAGCCCCCTCTACTGGCTCTGGCACTACTTTTGTTTT ATCAGCTTGAATGCATGGTTGTGGTCGACTATTTTTCATACCCGTGACTTTCCCATCACTGAACTGATGGATTACGTGTGTGCATTCTCGGTAGTACTTATGTCGTGCTATTGCATGATCATCAG GTTGTGCAGGAACGCTCCCAAATTCATTCTAGTCACTATCACGACGTTCTTTGTTGCGTTCCTCGCCAATCACGTCGCATATTTGGGCATGGGACGCTTCGATTACGGATACAACATGCAACTCAACGTTTTTATAG GGACTTTTACCGCCATTTGTTGGTTCGGTTGGAGCACCTACAACAGAATCCGCCAACCGTACGTATGGAAATGTGCAGTATTCGTAGCTCTGGGCGGCCTAGTCATGTTACTGGAAATAATGGACAGACCTCCGTTTTTCTGGACGTTCGACTGTCACTCTTTGTGGCACCTGTCGACAGCCCCACTCATTTGCTTGTTTTACAGTTTCGTAATCGACGACTGCAAATACTTGCACAAGTTGGAGCAGCAAACTGAAACGAAGAAACTCTcgtaa
- the Drep2 gene encoding uncharacterized protein Drep2 isoform X1: protein MGVLQESRGKRPFKLWDGRRSVRKGLVVGSLDELVQRGRDKLGVSVGEPVRLVLESDGTQVEDAEYFRTLPANTVLLLLRPGERWLPAGVDVIRAVAISAIPKIVCETIHALELHDETPSWKIMDNKGRVTVVLHWDQRSAPTRTSSETPSPAPGKFSPSKRPSLVIQTSVGGGKKETLINDVYVPPGAQQPQPRYSSPQITVINHDDVKPVHRLSKQGSSLESATIHIHTPECAHHAHMPRAGSPQSNGAIECDFHCCALHEEGRKIAVHKSVATSPIQDAQQQTSPQPPSSRHVRFLDIEGGGRHGGQSEHESSESETENTVMEDEAVTSEKFLLLIDQLSVDQKRHLSIKDIGIILERLSSKILDVERLDRESESDDCYNWTIKATIRGDVLRELGVIYNGNYYAISEHPGYKEENEGVIEEAEEEEEEEDRL, encoded by the exons ATGGGTGTGTTGCAGGAATCCCGCGGAAAGAGACCCTTCAAGCTATGGGACGGGCGTCGTAGTGTGCGCAAGGGGCTGGTGGTGGGGAGCCTCGACGAGCTAGTGCAGCGCGGCCGAGACAAGCTCGGCGTCTCCGTCGGGGAGCCGGTGCGTCTCGTGTTGGAGAGCGACGGCACCCAGGTCGAGGACGCCGAATATTTTCGTACGCTCCCCGCCAACACCGTCTTGCTGCTGCTGAGGCCGGGGGAGCGATGGTTGCCGGCCGGCGTGGACGTCATCCGAGCAG TAGCCATCTCGGCGATACCGAAGATCGTGTGCGAGACGATTCACGCGCTGGAGCTGCACGATGAGACGCCCTCGTGGAAGATCATGGACAACAAGGGCCGCGTCACCGTCGTCCTCCACTGGGACCAGCGGTCGGCCCCGACGAGGACCTCCTCGGAGACGCCGTCGCCCGCCCCCGGGAAGTTTTCGCCGAGCAAGCGACCGTCTCTGGTGATCCAGACGTCGGTCGGCGGCGGCAAGAAGGAGACCCTCATCAATGACGTGTACGTGCCTCCGGGCGCGCAGCAGCCCCAGCCTCGCTACTCCAGCCCCCAGATCACTGTGATAAACCACGACGACGTCAAGCCCGTTCACCGGCTGTCGAAGCAGGGCAGCTCGTTGGAGAGCGCCACCATCCACATACACACGCCGGAGTGCGCTCACCACGCTCACATGCCCAGGGCGGGCAGCCCGCAGAGCAACGGGGCGATCGAGTGCGACTTCCACTGTTGCGCCCTCCACGAGGAGGGCAGGAAGATAGCCGTGCACAAGAGCGTGGCCACGTCGCCGATACAAGATGCTCAACAGCAGACCTCACCGCAACCGCCATCATCTAGACACGTGCGTTTTTTAGACATTGAAGGTGGCGGCCGACACGGCGGGCAGTCCGAACACGAGAGCTCCGAGAGCGAAACGGAGAACACCGTGATGGAGGACGAGGCCGTCACCTCTGAAAAATTCCTGCTGCTGATCGACCAACTCAGCGTCGATCAGAAAAGACACCTGAGCATCAAAGACATCGGCATCATACTGGAGAGGCTCAGCTCGAAAATACTGGACGTGGAACGACTGGACAGGGAGAGCGAAAGCGACGACTGTTACAACTGGACCATCAAGGCGACGATTCGGGGAGACGTCCTCCGCGAACTGGGGGTCATCTACAACGGCAACTACTACGCCATCTCGGAGCATCCCGGTTACAAGGAGGAGAACGAGGGAGTGATCGAGGAGGCTGAAGAAGAGGAGGAGGAAGAAGACAGGCTGTGA
- the Myd88 gene encoding myeloid differentiation primary response protein MyD88, which yields METSENRDVSIRVLRQKTRTLISELLNPQMYIRTEKGIHRYWLGLLGLCEIDPMYTASIEASPDPTGKILNLWCERDPQGSTIEKFVSFLDEMDRTDVIDDIADLIDEDVRIYRANPESIKPPSLEADQYVMTTDDVLRINEGRPLEMYDAFVLYDQDDIDFAIQLLETMEKDYEMKFCVKDRDLVGGGLEMDKMIKLITERCNRLIVILSDSFFKSSANSYYLSFAQAYGIESQRKIIPCLYKDCTLPANMKYLTVLDYRRNSIFNFWGRLKSSIQVASLEKSRVNRSKSDNGQVLRSALHETDNNSIRPLHQAVKFSNSVGDLNDLEESQAPLNPSTSADNIGPAPEIAKKEKKQSFLKKIRGRWKKDKRGEKRKGITKDMKRAAAVAN from the exons ATGGAGACGTCAGAAAACAGAGATGTCTCGATTCGAGTGCTCAGACAGAAGACCAGGACCCTGATCTCGGAACTGTTGAACCCCCAGATGTACATACGCACGGAAAAGGGCATCCATCG GTACTGGCTAGGGCTGCTCGGCCTATGCGAGATCGACCCCATGTACACGGCCAGCATCGAAGCCAGTCCCGACCCCACGGGCAAGATCCTGAACCTGTGGTGCGAGCGTGACCCCCAGGGCAGCACGATAGAAAAGTTCGTGTCGTTTTTGGACGAGATGGACCGTACGGACGTGATCGACGACATCGCGGACCTCATCG ACGAGGACGTCAGAATATACAGGGCCAACCCCGAATCGATCAAACCCCCGAGTCTCGAAGCCGATCAGTACGTGATGACGACGGACGACGTCTTACGGATCAACGAGGGGCGCCCGTTGGAAATGTACGACGCGTTCGTGCTCTACGACCAAGACGACATCGACTTCGCCATTCAGCTGCTCGAAACCATGGAGAAGGACTACGAGATGAAGTTCTGCGTGAAAGACCGCGACCTGGTCGGGGGCGGGCTCGAGATGGACAAAATGATCAAACTGATTACGGAACGGTGCAACCGTTTGATCGTCATCCTCTCGGACTCGTTCTTCAAGAGCTCGGCCAACAGCTACTATTTAAGTTTTGCTCAAGCGTACGGCATAG AGAGTCAGAGGAAAATCATACCTTGCCTGTACAAAGACTGCACCCTCCCCGCCAACATGAAGTACCTCACGGTCCTGGACTACAGGCGAAATTCGATTTTTAACTTCTGGGGCCGCCTGAAGAGCTCCATCCAAGTGGCCAGTCTGGAAAAGTCCAGAGTCAACAG GTCCAAGTCGGACAACGGCCAAGTCCTCAGGTCTGCGCTCCACGAAACCGACAACAATTCGATCAGACCGCTGCACCAGGCGGTCAAATTCAGCAACAGCGTCGGCGACTTGAACGATCTGGAAGAGAGCCAAGCTCCTCTGAATCCGAGCACGAGTGCCGACAACATCGGACCGGCTCCGGAAATCgccaagaaagaaaagaaGCAGAGCTTCTTGAAGAAGATCAGAGGCCGCTGGAAGAAGGACAAAAGAGGGGAAAAGCGGAAGGGGATCACAAAAGACATGAAGAGAGCCGCAGCAGTTGCCAACTAA
- the Drep2 gene encoding uncharacterized protein Drep2 isoform X2 produces the protein MAREESRGKRPFKLWDGRRSVRKGLVVGSLDELVQRGRDKLGVSVGEPVRLVLESDGTQVEDAEYFRTLPANTVLLLLRPGERWLPAGVDVIRAVAISAIPKIVCETIHALELHDETPSWKIMDNKGRVTVVLHWDQRSAPTRTSSETPSPAPGKFSPSKRPSLVIQTSVGGGKKETLINDVYVPPGAQQPQPRYSSPQITVINHDDVKPVHRLSKQGSSLESATIHIHTPECAHHAHMPRAGSPQSNGAIECDFHCCALHEEGRKIAVHKSVATSPIQDAQQQTSPQPPSSRHVRFLDIEGGGRHGGQSEHESSESETENTVMEDEAVTSEKFLLLIDQLSVDQKRHLSIKDIGIILERLSSKILDVERLDRESESDDCYNWTIKATIRGDVLRELGVIYNGNYYAISEHPGYKEENEGVIEEAEEEEEEEDRL, from the exons ATGGCAAGAGAG GAATCCCGCGGAAAGAGACCCTTCAAGCTATGGGACGGGCGTCGTAGTGTGCGCAAGGGGCTGGTGGTGGGGAGCCTCGACGAGCTAGTGCAGCGCGGCCGAGACAAGCTCGGCGTCTCCGTCGGGGAGCCGGTGCGTCTCGTGTTGGAGAGCGACGGCACCCAGGTCGAGGACGCCGAATATTTTCGTACGCTCCCCGCCAACACCGTCTTGCTGCTGCTGAGGCCGGGGGAGCGATGGTTGCCGGCCGGCGTGGACGTCATCCGAGCAG TAGCCATCTCGGCGATACCGAAGATCGTGTGCGAGACGATTCACGCGCTGGAGCTGCACGATGAGACGCCCTCGTGGAAGATCATGGACAACAAGGGCCGCGTCACCGTCGTCCTCCACTGGGACCAGCGGTCGGCCCCGACGAGGACCTCCTCGGAGACGCCGTCGCCCGCCCCCGGGAAGTTTTCGCCGAGCAAGCGACCGTCTCTGGTGATCCAGACGTCGGTCGGCGGCGGCAAGAAGGAGACCCTCATCAATGACGTGTACGTGCCTCCGGGCGCGCAGCAGCCCCAGCCTCGCTACTCCAGCCCCCAGATCACTGTGATAAACCACGACGACGTCAAGCCCGTTCACCGGCTGTCGAAGCAGGGCAGCTCGTTGGAGAGCGCCACCATCCACATACACACGCCGGAGTGCGCTCACCACGCTCACATGCCCAGGGCGGGCAGCCCGCAGAGCAACGGGGCGATCGAGTGCGACTTCCACTGTTGCGCCCTCCACGAGGAGGGCAGGAAGATAGCCGTGCACAAGAGCGTGGCCACGTCGCCGATACAAGATGCTCAACAGCAGACCTCACCGCAACCGCCATCATCTAGACACGTGCGTTTTTTAGACATTGAAGGTGGCGGCCGACACGGCGGGCAGTCCGAACACGAGAGCTCCGAGAGCGAAACGGAGAACACCGTGATGGAGGACGAGGCCGTCACCTCTGAAAAATTCCTGCTGCTGATCGACCAACTCAGCGTCGATCAGAAAAGACACCTGAGCATCAAAGACATCGGCATCATACTGGAGAGGCTCAGCTCGAAAATACTGGACGTGGAACGACTGGACAGGGAGAGCGAAAGCGACGACTGTTACAACTGGACCATCAAGGCGACGATTCGGGGAGACGTCCTCCGCGAACTGGGGGTCATCTACAACGGCAACTACTACGCCATCTCGGAGCATCCCGGTTACAAGGAGGAGAACGAGGGAGTGATCGAGGAGGCTGAAGAAGAGGAGGAGGAAGAAGACAGGCTGTGA
- the Drep2 gene encoding uncharacterized protein Drep2 isoform X4 — protein sequence MAREESRGKRPFKLWDGRRSVRKGLVVGSLDELVQRGRDKLGVSVGEPVRLVLESDGTQVEDAEYFRTLPANTVLLLLRPGERWLPAGVDVIRAAISAIPKIVCETIHALELHDETPSWKIMDNKGRVTVVLHWDQRSAPTRTSSETPSPAPGKFSPSKRPSLVIQTSVGGGKKETLINDVYVPPGAQQPQPRYSSPQITVINHDDVKPVHRLSKQGSSLESATIHIHTPECAHHAHMPRAGSPQSNGAIECDFHCCALHEEGRKIAVHKSVATSPIQDAQQQTSPQPPSSRHVRFLDIEGGGRHGGQSEHESSESETENTVMEDEAVTSEKFLLLIDQLSVDQKRHLSIKDIGIILERLSSKILDVERLDRESESDDCYNWTIKATIRGDVLRELGVIYNGNYYAISEHPGYKEENEGVIEEAEEEEEEEDRL from the exons ATGGCAAGAGAG GAATCCCGCGGAAAGAGACCCTTCAAGCTATGGGACGGGCGTCGTAGTGTGCGCAAGGGGCTGGTGGTGGGGAGCCTCGACGAGCTAGTGCAGCGCGGCCGAGACAAGCTCGGCGTCTCCGTCGGGGAGCCGGTGCGTCTCGTGTTGGAGAGCGACGGCACCCAGGTCGAGGACGCCGAATATTTTCGTACGCTCCCCGCCAACACCGTCTTGCTGCTGCTGAGGCCGGGGGAGCGATGGTTGCCGGCCGGCGTGGACGTCATCCGAGCAG CCATCTCGGCGATACCGAAGATCGTGTGCGAGACGATTCACGCGCTGGAGCTGCACGATGAGACGCCCTCGTGGAAGATCATGGACAACAAGGGCCGCGTCACCGTCGTCCTCCACTGGGACCAGCGGTCGGCCCCGACGAGGACCTCCTCGGAGACGCCGTCGCCCGCCCCCGGGAAGTTTTCGCCGAGCAAGCGACCGTCTCTGGTGATCCAGACGTCGGTCGGCGGCGGCAAGAAGGAGACCCTCATCAATGACGTGTACGTGCCTCCGGGCGCGCAGCAGCCCCAGCCTCGCTACTCCAGCCCCCAGATCACTGTGATAAACCACGACGACGTCAAGCCCGTTCACCGGCTGTCGAAGCAGGGCAGCTCGTTGGAGAGCGCCACCATCCACATACACACGCCGGAGTGCGCTCACCACGCTCACATGCCCAGGGCGGGCAGCCCGCAGAGCAACGGGGCGATCGAGTGCGACTTCCACTGTTGCGCCCTCCACGAGGAGGGCAGGAAGATAGCCGTGCACAAGAGCGTGGCCACGTCGCCGATACAAGATGCTCAACAGCAGACCTCACCGCAACCGCCATCATCTAGACACGTGCGTTTTTTAGACATTGAAGGTGGCGGCCGACACGGCGGGCAGTCCGAACACGAGAGCTCCGAGAGCGAAACGGAGAACACCGTGATGGAGGACGAGGCCGTCACCTCTGAAAAATTCCTGCTGCTGATCGACCAACTCAGCGTCGATCAGAAAAGACACCTGAGCATCAAAGACATCGGCATCATACTGGAGAGGCTCAGCTCGAAAATACTGGACGTGGAACGACTGGACAGGGAGAGCGAAAGCGACGACTGTTACAACTGGACCATCAAGGCGACGATTCGGGGAGACGTCCTCCGCGAACTGGGGGTCATCTACAACGGCAACTACTACGCCATCTCGGAGCATCCCGGTTACAAGGAGGAGAACGAGGGAGTGATCGAGGAGGCTGAAGAAGAGGAGGAGGAAGAAGACAGGCTGTGA
- the LOC138125544 gene encoding uncharacterized protein: protein MFDGYKSSSDEQVLTKCDKCDCFVLSDSFEKPLRPRKFKSKNPYHVSSESNSNEAVILDSQCHSTVKIIVQSIPGEDLCTCKSTDSNNSAGAKRKSSKKNICLRLCRKKDKQAEKEETKNKPKQSKKEQNDKEDPKAGNAAVAPNMPASDVDVQSGFTGLDAVKHCNACGKTGGGCNTNTIIFPRDKFGGDGVANLENFIRTEARISNRNLEDILSEVQKQRREIQELKEMLDVVVRALRDQLFMTTFPKGKAELNMFEDLCRKNCLERKTNSTSLAKTGSNDGKKSTDKVPKEPASVKIEPAKPVVPSDKKKKKGFFNWCK from the exons ATGTTTGATGGTTACAAAAGTAGCAGTGATGAACAAGTCTTGACCAAGTGTGACAAGTGCGACTGCTTCGTCTTGTCCGACTCGTTCGAAAAGCCCCTCCGACCTCGCAAGTTCAAATCGAAGAACCCTTACCACGTTTCGTCCGAAAGCAACAGCAACGAGGCCGTCATCCTCGACTCCCAATGTCACAGCACCGTCAAGATCATCGTTCAAAGTATCCCCGGCGAAGACTTGTGCACGTGTAAGAGCACCGATTCGAACAATTCCGCCGGTGCTAAGCGTAAATCGAGCAAGAAGAACATCTGTTTGCGTCTCTGCCGGAAGAAGGACAAGCAGGCAGAGAAAGAGGAGACAAAGAACAAACCGAAACAATCGAAGAAGGAACAAAACGATAAGGAAGACCCGAAAGCTGGGAACGCCGCCGTCGCTCCCAACATGCCAGCTTCCGACGTCGACGTCCAATCCGGTTTTACCGGTTTGGACGCGGTGAAGCACTGCAACGCGTGCGGCAAGACCGGCGGCGGCTGCAACACCAACACGATCATTTTCCCTCGCGACAAATTCGGCGGCGACGGCGTCGCCAACTTGGAGAACTTCATCAGGACGGAGGCGCGGATCAGCAACAGGAACCTGGAAGACATCCTCAGCGAGGTCCAGAAGCAGAGACGGGAGATACAGGAGCTCAAGGAGATGCTCGACGTGGTCGTGAGAGCTCTCCGGGACCAGCTGTTCATGACGACCTTTCCCAAAGGGAAGGCGGAATTGAACATGTTCGAGGACCTCTGCCGGAAGAATTG CTTGGAAAGGAAAACCAACAGCACCTCCCTCGCCAAGACGGGAAGTAACGACGGGAAAAAATCCACGGATAAGGTTCCGAAAGAACCGGCTTCGGTAAAAATCGAACCTGCGAAGCCCGTCGTCCCGTcggacaaaaagaaaaaaaagggtTTTTTCAATTGGTGCAAGTGA
- the Hsepi gene encoding D-glucuronyl C5-epimerase B: MSSQPKSCGSVASQKIYHSTKDPPLFFIMMRLNVKVALLFLTTIGFFTVLILWSVCGKDSKNPQDWRRTGKYNLDRLAELQGAEEIDCDINGEYVIGCRKEGDEVYLPFSFLHKYFEVYGKLATYDGLERFEWSHSYSKVYHPKGKYDPRGVFMYFENYNVEVRDRVKCVSAVEGVPISTQWESQGYYYPTQIAQFGLSHYSKNLTEPEPRRKTIEDGEKELAKWIVPYPGVVERAFDKSVGSKVMKFKTGEFYLDAIKLKMEHVLDFIMSLNIALSGNSSFSIVLQNRETREIYNLHYITSDFLITVQDNNVYHGLGTGQEWKKITRDLIVDLQKGLNYLDKDKSKHKIPRSKFKIITMTLRGYGAIDNLTLSSSEHIQQFYDAAEWFVKHQDLETGGWPIPVKRKLASGFHDLQSGWYSAMGQGHAISVLSRAYHHSGGDIRYLKAALAGLKPFQVPSHKGGVLATFLNKYHWYEEYPTKPASFVLNGFIYSLLGLYDLMTIAPPGQADEAEFLFREGMISLKGMLLFYDMGSVTSYDLRHITLGVAPNLARWDYHATHINQLLLLGTIENEPLFAQTAERWIGYMGGKRAAHN, encoded by the exons ATGAGTAGTCAACCAAAGTCGTGTGGCTCCGTGGCAAGCCAAAAAATCTACCACAGCACCAAG GACCctccattattttttattatgatgCGCTTGAACGTCAAAGTCGCTTTGCTGTTCCTCACGACGATCGGTTTCTTCACGGTCCTCATCCTGTGGTCCGTTTGCGGCAAAGACTCGAAAAATCCGCAAGATTGGCGCCGCACCGGCAAGTACAACTTGGACAGGCTGGCGGAACTGCAGGGCGCCGAAGAAATCGACTGCGACATCAACGGCGAGTACGTGATCGGTTGCCGCAAGGAAGGAGATGAAGTCTACTTGCCATTCTCGTTTTTGCACAAATATTTCGAAGTTTACGGCAAGCTCGCCACTTACGACGGCTTGGAGAGATTCGAGTGGTCGCACAGCTACAGCAAGGTGTACCACCCGAAAGGCAAGTATGACCCGCGGGGGGTGTTCATGTACTTCGAGAACTACAACGTGGAGGTCCGCGACCGGGTCAAATGCGTCAGCGCGGTCGAGGGGGTCCCGATTTCGACGCAGTGGGAGAGCCAAGGGTACTACTACCCGACCCAGATCGCCCAGTTCGGCTTGTCGCACTACAGCAAAAATCTCACCGAGCCAGAACCCAGGAGGAAAACGATTGAAGATGGAGAGAAGGAGTTGGCCAAGTGGATAGTACCGTATCCGGGGGTCGTCGAGAGGGCGTTCGACAAGTCCGTCGGCAGCAAAGTCATGAAGTTCAAGACGGgagaattttatttggacGCGATCAAACTCAAGATGGAGCACGTGCTCGACTTTATCATGAGCTTGAACATCGCGCTAAGCGGCAACAGCAGCTTCAGCATCGTCCTGCAGAATAGGGAAACCCGCGAAATTTACAATCTGCACTACATAACGTCCGATTTTCTCATCACGGTGCAG GACAACAACGTCTACCACGGACTGGGAACCGGCCAAGAGTGGAAGAAAATCACCCGCGATCTCATCGTCGACTTACAAAAAGGCTTAAACTACCTGGACAAGGACAAGTCCAAGCACAAGATCCCCAggtccaaatttaaaataatcacGATGACTTTGCGCGGCTACGGCGCCATCGACAACCTCACCCTGTCGTCTTCCGAGCACATTCAGCAGTTCTACGACGCCGCCGAGTGGTTCGTCAAACACCAAGACCTGGAGACCGGAGGTTGGCCGATTCCGGTCAAGCGGAAATTGGCGTCGGGATTTCACGACTTACAATCAG GTTGGTACTCCGCGATGGGCCAAGGCCACGCGATCTCCGTCTTGTCCCGCGCCTACCACCACTCCGGCGGCGACATCAGGTACTTAAAAGCCGCCCTCGCCGGTCTCAAACCCTTCCAAGTGCCGAGCCACAAGGGGGGCGTCCTCGCCACCTTCCTCAACAAGTACCACTGGTACGAGGAGTACCCCACCAAGCCGGCGTCGTTCGTCCTCAACGGCTTCATCTACTCCCTCCTGGGGCTGTACGACTTGATGACGATCGCGCCACCGGGCCAAGCCGACGAGGCCGAGTTTCTCTTCAGGGAGGGGATGATCTCGTTGAAGGGGATGTTGTTGTTCTACGACATGGGCAGCGTTACTTCGTACGATTTGCGACATATCACGCTGGGCGTCGCTCCGAACCTGGCGAGGTGGGACTACCACGCCACGCATATCAACCAGCTGCTCCTCCTCGGCACCATCGAGAACGAACCCCTGTTCGCGCAGACCGCCGAGAGGTGGATAGGGTACATGGGGGGCAAACGGGCAGCTCACAATTGA
- the Drep2 gene encoding uncharacterized protein Drep2 isoform X3, which yields MGVLQESRGKRPFKLWDGRRSVRKGLVVGSLDELVQRGRDKLGVSVGEPVRLVLESDGTQVEDAEYFRTLPANTVLLLLRPGERWLPAGVDVIRAAISAIPKIVCETIHALELHDETPSWKIMDNKGRVTVVLHWDQRSAPTRTSSETPSPAPGKFSPSKRPSLVIQTSVGGGKKETLINDVYVPPGAQQPQPRYSSPQITVINHDDVKPVHRLSKQGSSLESATIHIHTPECAHHAHMPRAGSPQSNGAIECDFHCCALHEEGRKIAVHKSVATSPIQDAQQQTSPQPPSSRHVRFLDIEGGGRHGGQSEHESSESETENTVMEDEAVTSEKFLLLIDQLSVDQKRHLSIKDIGIILERLSSKILDVERLDRESESDDCYNWTIKATIRGDVLRELGVIYNGNYYAISEHPGYKEENEGVIEEAEEEEEEEDRL from the exons ATGGGTGTGTTGCAGGAATCCCGCGGAAAGAGACCCTTCAAGCTATGGGACGGGCGTCGTAGTGTGCGCAAGGGGCTGGTGGTGGGGAGCCTCGACGAGCTAGTGCAGCGCGGCCGAGACAAGCTCGGCGTCTCCGTCGGGGAGCCGGTGCGTCTCGTGTTGGAGAGCGACGGCACCCAGGTCGAGGACGCCGAATATTTTCGTACGCTCCCCGCCAACACCGTCTTGCTGCTGCTGAGGCCGGGGGAGCGATGGTTGCCGGCCGGCGTGGACGTCATCCGAGCAG CCATCTCGGCGATACCGAAGATCGTGTGCGAGACGATTCACGCGCTGGAGCTGCACGATGAGACGCCCTCGTGGAAGATCATGGACAACAAGGGCCGCGTCACCGTCGTCCTCCACTGGGACCAGCGGTCGGCCCCGACGAGGACCTCCTCGGAGACGCCGTCGCCCGCCCCCGGGAAGTTTTCGCCGAGCAAGCGACCGTCTCTGGTGATCCAGACGTCGGTCGGCGGCGGCAAGAAGGAGACCCTCATCAATGACGTGTACGTGCCTCCGGGCGCGCAGCAGCCCCAGCCTCGCTACTCCAGCCCCCAGATCACTGTGATAAACCACGACGACGTCAAGCCCGTTCACCGGCTGTCGAAGCAGGGCAGCTCGTTGGAGAGCGCCACCATCCACATACACACGCCGGAGTGCGCTCACCACGCTCACATGCCCAGGGCGGGCAGCCCGCAGAGCAACGGGGCGATCGAGTGCGACTTCCACTGTTGCGCCCTCCACGAGGAGGGCAGGAAGATAGCCGTGCACAAGAGCGTGGCCACGTCGCCGATACAAGATGCTCAACAGCAGACCTCACCGCAACCGCCATCATCTAGACACGTGCGTTTTTTAGACATTGAAGGTGGCGGCCGACACGGCGGGCAGTCCGAACACGAGAGCTCCGAGAGCGAAACGGAGAACACCGTGATGGAGGACGAGGCCGTCACCTCTGAAAAATTCCTGCTGCTGATCGACCAACTCAGCGTCGATCAGAAAAGACACCTGAGCATCAAAGACATCGGCATCATACTGGAGAGGCTCAGCTCGAAAATACTGGACGTGGAACGACTGGACAGGGAGAGCGAAAGCGACGACTGTTACAACTGGACCATCAAGGCGACGATTCGGGGAGACGTCCTCCGCGAACTGGGGGTCATCTACAACGGCAACTACTACGCCATCTCGGAGCATCCCGGTTACAAGGAGGAGAACGAGGGAGTGATCGAGGAGGCTGAAGAAGAGGAGGAGGAAGAAGACAGGCTGTGA